The Toxoplasma gondii ME49 chromosome XII, whole genome shotgun sequence genome includes a region encoding these proteins:
- the POLR3F gene encoding DNA-directed RNA polymerase III RPC6 (encoded by transcript TGME49_217580~Gene product name based on ToxoDB Community Expert Annotation.) encodes MSTSTGGETPSPQALPSPQASTSATLTATDLQAAYTLGQQHDNELTQELLLQQGWGKEKIVAAFNRLTEARAAVIRRKGTGLCCLLRPSNVIGKLKTLDAFDYKVYCAIEQAGTTGVWTADLRKSTGLQTHIIQRSVKQLCDFLKLIKPVKSIHVKNRKMYILAHLEPAKEIAGGSFYSNGEFNEHLVEHLRDQTRTFLQNAGTASFQALAAYTRSSGERNGATFSDEDLEKVLNTLEFEQKICRVPTLGQPTFVWSKFPALYDPSAVPCSTCPVKSSCYSREENKISPANCEYLSSWLGLDFEVDATSEADEGGASEPQSPSSR; translated from the exons ATGAGCACTTCAACGGGGGGGGAGACTCCCAGCCCCCAagctctgccttctcctcagGCGAGCACCTCTGCTACTCTGACAGCGACAGACTTGCAAGCAGCCTACACCCTCGGTCAACAACATGACAACGAACTCACTCAGGAACTGCTTCTGCAGCAG GGCtggggaaaggagaagatCGTCGCCGCCTTCAACCGTCTaacggaggcgagagcagcTGTCATTCGCCGAAAGGGCACTG ggctctgttgtctcctgCGTCCATCGAACGTCATTGGAAAGCTGAAGACTCTGGACGCGTTCGACTACAAAGTCTACTGTGCAATTGAGCAAGCTGGCACGACCG GTGTCTGGACAGCGGATCTGCGGAAGAGCACCGGACTCCAGACTCACATCATTCAGCGCAGTGTGAAACAGTTGTGCGACTTCCTCAAGCTCATCAAGCCTGTCAAAAGCATTCACGTGAAAAATCGGAAAATGTACATCTTGGCGCATCTCGAGCCGGCGAAAGAG ATCGCAGGAGGGTCATTCTACAGCAATGGCGAGTTCAACGAACACCTTGTTGAG caTCTGCGTGATCAGACGCGAACGTTTCTTCAGAATGCTGGAACTGCTTCCTTCCAGGCTCTGGCCGCCTACACCCGAAGCAGCG GCGAACGAAATGGCGCCACGTTCAGTGACGAGGACTTGGAAAAGGTTTTAAACACATTGGAATTTGAGCAGAAGATCTGTCGAGTTCCGACGCTCGGCCAGCCAACATTTGTG TGGAGCAAATTCCCTGCCCTCTACGACCCGTCGGCCGTGCCGTGTAGTACGTGTCCTGTGAAAAGCTCGTGTTACAGCCGGGAGGAAAACAAGATTTCTCCGGCGAACTGCGAGTATCTGTCTTCTTGGCTGGGCCTAGATTTCGAG GTCGATGCAACTTctgaagcagacgaaggcggagCATCTGAACCGCAGAGTCCTAGCAGTCGGTGA
- a CDS encoding 50S ribosomal protein L17, putative (encoded by transcript TGME49_217590~Signal peptide predicted by SignalP 2.0 HMM (probability 0.998) with cleavage site probability 0.952 at residue 48): MVLSVLAAATRRCVRSALQGKICFSSFFSRSLLLLQLLLCLAVPGVSGKRGTSPPHRLWTLSASFNSSFGSPVGRNFSEATWTPFAALADLRGRNDASCSGVAKLLSSCPRLGGDSLCYHSAPAADGALAEQVAGAGTSDRIFRSISQANTPARGPPAVFAFLDVLGRASRVPLSSFRDFRRGVSETRSASRVGVEDMRQSGIEAACAAFSAASKRRQDHKSALHSVGRREAELGGEDVGETSGGVVFSSSVFPASFSALTSTPVPLIGASFAQRTSLFRDVESEVPQSSRLAVEDSNAEKAALGAASSSATGRETFAKRGERGTAELERIHRRRERMWATAGQTPTASSAEAYGARPSADALRSAPASLRLRFFAGRISLASRRGLEARDPFDAQKEDGCDASLQGGREARPSFPVSVLPGKQRLGLAGLEMHAHHNRKRNKLGRPYGHRRCLLRNLCTELLRRGELTTTLTRAKECRRATDKLIMLAKEPSLHTYRQALGYLYDKRLTRQLFLEAPQRFAFRPHGFCRVQKLPFCRQGDNAQMARIELLD; this comes from the exons ATGGTTCTTTCGGTCCTTGCGGCCGCGACTCGCCGCTGTGTTCGATCTGCGTTGCAGGGGAAgatctgcttttcctctttcttctctagAAGCCTTCTTTTGCTCCAGCTGCTCCTCTGCCTGGCGGTCCCGGGAGTGTCTGGCAAGAGAGGCACTTCTCCGCCGCACCGGCTGTGGACTTTGTCCGCGTCCTTCAACTCTTCTTTCGGATCTCCTGTTGGACGTAACTTCTCTGAGGCGACCTGGACCCCCTTCGCCGCGCTCGCCGACCTCCGTGGACGGAATGACGCTTCCTGTTCCGGCGTTGCCAAGTTGCTTTCTTCCTGCCCGCGTCTCGGAGGAGACTCGCTGTGCTATCACAGCGCTCCTGCCGCAGACGGAGCCCTCGCAGAGCAGGTCGCGGGAGCAGGCACGAGCGACAGGATTTTCCGCTCGATTTCGCAGGCAAACACTCCGGCTAGAGGCCCTCCCGCAGTGTTTGCATTCCTCGACGTCTTAGGTCGTGCAAGCcgagttcctctctccagtttccGAGACTTCCGTCGAGGAGTCTCGGAGACCAGGTCCGCCTCCCGCGTAGGCGTGGAGGACATGCGGCAGTCTGGCATCGAAGCCGCGTGTGCCGCGTTTTCCGCAGCTTCGAAACGGCGCCAAGATCACAAATCTGCTTTGCACTCTGTGGgccgcagagaggcagagttGGGCGGAGAGGACGTGGGAGAAACAAGCGGCggcgtcgttttctcgtcctccgtgtttccagcttccttctccgctctGACGTCGACGCCCGTGCCTCTTATCGGTGCATCCTTTGCTCAGAGAACTTCCCTCTTTCGCGATGTGGAAAGCGAAGTTCCGCAAAGCTCTCGGCTCGCGGTCGAGGATTCAAACGCGGAGAAAGCGGCGCTCGGAGCTGCGTCGTCCTCCGcgacaggcagagaaacctttgcgaaaaggggagagagaggaactgcggaactcgagagaaTCCACAGACGTCGAGAACGGATGTGGGCGACAGCTGGCCAGACACCAACAGCCTCGTCCGCGGAAGCATACGGGGCGAGACCCAGCGCAGACGCGCTTCGCTCTGCTCCCGCGAGTCTGCGgctgcgcttcttcgcggGCCGAATCAGCCTTGCCTCGAGAAGAGGCCTCGAGGCGCGCGACCCGTTCGATgcgcagaaggaagacggTTGTGACGCGAGCCTCCAAGGAGGCAGGGAGGCGCGTCCCTCGTTTCCAGTGTCTGTACTCCCGGGAAAACAACGGTTGGGTCTAGCCGGCCTCGAGATGCATGCCCACCACAATCGCAAGAGAAACAAACTTGGGAGGCCTTACGGGCatcgtcgctgtcttctccggAATCTGTGTACCGAG CTTCTGCGTCGAGGCGAACTCACGACAACGCTCACCAGAGCGAAGGAATGTCGTCGAGCAACCGACAAGCTGATCATGCTGGCGAAAGAACCCTCTCTGCACACATATCGCCAGGCTCTCGGCTATTTGTACGACAAACGTCTGACTCGACAGCTTTTTCTCGAG gcTCCTCAGCGATTTGCGTTCCGGCCCCACGGCTTCTGTCGCGTGCAGAAGCTGCCTTTCTGTCGCCAAGGAGACAACGCGCAGATGGCCAGAATCGAACTCTTGGATTAG